A region from the Pungitius pungitius chromosome 16, fPunPun2.1, whole genome shotgun sequence genome encodes:
- the cdkn2aipnl gene encoding CDKN2AIP N-terminal-like protein, with protein sequence MANMDVEDFIQQNRALADQVETFRGYWESEKHWQARREFILRNISDYEDPHLDQLVSLSMVWANNVFLGCRYSSVLLEKVKDMAEGVVVEDAPVFKTRDEIMKKQKCQ encoded by the exons ATGGCGAACATGGACGTGGAGGATTTCATTCAGCAGAACAGAGCGCTGGCGGACCAGGTGGAAACGTTCCGAGGCTACTGGGAGAGCGAGAAACACTGGCAGGCCCGGCGGGAGTTCATCCTGCGGAACATCAGCGACTACGAGGACCCGCACCTGGACCAGCTCGTGTCCCTGTCCATGGTCTGGGCCAACAACGTCTTCCTCGGCTGCCG CTACAGCTCGGTGCTGCTGGAGAAGGTGAAGGACATGGCTGAAGGAGTCGTGGTGGAGGACGCTCCGGTCTTCAAGACCAGAGACGAGATCATGAAGAAGCAGAAG tGTCAGTGA